In Torulaspora delbrueckii CBS 1146 chromosome 1, complete genome, one genomic interval encodes:
- the CSM1 gene encoding Csm1p (similar to Saccharomyces cerevisiae CSM1 (YCR086W); ancestral locus Anc_6.364) — translation MDALTQYKRALQEQLESADLLIAKLVHENTVLSQTVETRTKKNQGLQERLQSVEERVKDLESRETKQEESIEIVKDLFEHLCGVRVHKSYEDDSGLWFDASQGSKNGIMDYKLGFIRSESAPGTEVVYVPLLKQRSAEELSTLQKQLPSYMFDTLNFPLNALYQFYSKMARSLSKKIE, via the coding sequence ATGGATGCTTTGACGCAGTATAAGAGGGCTTTACAGGAGCAATTGGAGAGTGCCGATCTTTTAATCGCGAAATTAGTTCATGAGAACACGGTTCTATCGCAGACGGTTGAGACCAGGACTAAGAAGAACCAGGGTTTGCAGGAACGTTTGCAATCAGTTGAAGAACGTGTAAAAGACCTGGAGTCCCGTGAGACGAAACAGGAAGAGAGTATCGAAATTGTGAAGGATTTATTCGAGCACTTGTGCGGCGTAAGAGTACACAAATCGTATGAAGACGATTCAGGGCTATGGTTTGATGCATCACAAGGTTCCAAAAATGGGATTATGGATTACAAATTAGGATTTATACGCAGTGAAAGTGCGCCGGGAACTGAGGTTGTTTATGTACCGTTATTGAAGCAGAGGTCTGCAGAAGAATTATCAACTTTACAAAAACAGTTACCGAGCTATATGTTCGATACGCTGAACTTTCCATTAAATGCACTATATCAATTTTATTCCAAGATGGCTAGAAGCTTAAGTAAAAAGATAGAATGA